In Parasegetibacter sp. NRK P23, a single genomic region encodes these proteins:
- a CDS encoding TetR/AcrR family transcriptional regulator, with product MRKSDVTRQLIIEKTAPVFNRKGYAGTSLNDLTMATGLTKGSIYGNFSGKDEVALAAFEYNLAQITTTVAQEAAAATTATGKLLAYVESYSALFGTISATGGCPILNTSVEADDTHPALRKKASDAIRSWKKQLERIINNGMETGELRNDIIPEHTAITMIAIIEGAIMIARVCNNNNYFSTAMQQVKLMIANLEQSGTQPIKKNK from the coding sequence ATGCGTAAATCGGACGTCACCAGGCAACTCATCATCGAAAAAACCGCACCCGTTTTCAACAGGAAAGGGTACGCGGGCACTTCCCTGAACGACCTCACAATGGCCACCGGTTTAACAAAAGGTAGTATCTACGGCAATTTTTCAGGGAAAGATGAAGTGGCCCTCGCCGCATTCGAATACAATCTTGCGCAAATAACGACCACTGTTGCCCAGGAAGCCGCTGCGGCCACCACAGCAACCGGCAAGTTATTGGCCTATGTTGAAAGCTATTCAGCGCTGTTCGGCACCATCTCGGCAACAGGCGGATGTCCCATTCTGAATACTTCCGTTGAAGCCGACGACACCCATCCCGCACTCCGGAAAAAAGCATCCGACGCCATCCGTTCCTGGAAAAAACAACTGGAGCGGATCATCAACAACGGAATGGAAACCGGAGAATTACGCAACGACATCATCCCTGAACACACCGCCATCACCATGATCGCCATCATAGAAGGGGCCATCATGATCGCCAGGGTGTGCAACAATAACAACTATTTTTCCACCGCGATGCAACAGGTAAAGCTCATGATAGCCAACCTGGAACAAAGCGGAACTCAACCCATCAAAAAGAACAAATGA
- a CDS encoding DUF4339 domain-containing protein: MKTYYIHDGKLERGPFTLLELQGKITRHTPVWKLGMETWTKASELQELRPLLMEHVTPVSFQQQRRSKKNFWERLFSFKRLAR; this comes from the coding sequence ATGAAAACCTATTACATCCACGACGGAAAGCTTGAAAGAGGCCCATTTACATTGCTTGAACTCCAGGGTAAAATCACCCGCCACACACCAGTATGGAAACTGGGAATGGAAACCTGGACCAAAGCCTCGGAGCTTCAGGAGCTGAGGCCCCTGCTGATGGAACACGTTACACCTGTTTCTTTTCAACAGCAACGCAGGTCTAAAAAGAATTTCTGGGAACGGTTATTTTCATTCAAACGACTAGCCCGATAG
- a CDS encoding TetR/AcrR family transcriptional regulator has product MASKDRILRLKEENRCNILEAALHIAKEEGWQSLSMRKIADKIEYTAPIIYEYFNSKDAILKQLATQGFLMLSKDVSEARDRFAEPEARLEAMWIAYWEFAFREPELYQLMFGVQVGCCTMEGTYPENYQDPKKLIMDVIAGLVKAAGKSEDEICKKYYTFWSVIHGLVSINFVRNEISDEMNREVLRDAVRGIILSITNGSTVNDASTVTNGSTAPA; this is encoded by the coding sequence ATGGCAAGTAAAGACAGAATACTACGACTGAAAGAAGAAAACAGGTGCAATATCCTGGAAGCTGCCCTCCACATTGCGAAGGAGGAAGGGTGGCAGTCGTTGAGTATGCGTAAGATTGCCGATAAGATTGAGTACACCGCGCCGATCATTTATGAATATTTCAACAGCAAGGATGCGATATTAAAGCAATTGGCCACCCAGGGTTTTCTGATGTTGTCGAAAGATGTGAGTGAAGCACGGGATCGTTTTGCTGAACCGGAAGCGCGACTGGAAGCTATGTGGATCGCTTATTGGGAATTCGCTTTCCGTGAGCCTGAATTGTACCAGTTGATGTTTGGGGTACAGGTGGGGTGTTGTACCATGGAAGGAACTTATCCTGAAAACTACCAGGATCCCAAAAAACTGATTATGGATGTGATTGCCGGACTTGTAAAAGCGGCTGGCAAATCTGAAGATGAGATTTGTAAGAAGTACTACACTTTCTGGTCGGTGATTCACGGATTGGTATCCATTAATTTTGTGCGGAATGAAATTTCAGATGAGATGAACAGGGAGGTGCTGAGAGATGCCGTTCGGGGAATAATTCTTTCTATTACCAATGGATCAACGGTTAATGATGCGTCAACGGTTACCAATGGATCAACAGCCCCGGCCTGA
- a CDS encoding efflux RND transporter periplasmic adaptor subunit: protein MKSFFLGLLALSVLSSCSENQAAPGAAVEAPVLPLLEVTAQNTTTIIEYPASIQGAVNVEIRAQVSGNLEKVLVDEGDFVKEGQPLFKVNDQPYREQLNSALGTLHAAEAAVINAALEVDRLTPLVENKVISEFQLKAAKAAHNVALANAEQARAMVGSAKINLGYTTIKAPVSGYIGRLPKKQGSLVSPADTEALTLLSDIHNVHAYFSLGERDFIRFKSQYKGNSVEEKLKQVPPVGLRLADQSVYTEPGKIDMVDGQFDKTTGAITLRASFPNAKGLLRSGNTGKVQLQLEHPGAVLVPQASTVEIQDKTFVFLVDKGNKVTKQPIVIEGKTGTDYLVKEGLKAGDKIVVKGFENLQEGVVISPEKSTDKVAKN, encoded by the coding sequence ATGAAATCGTTTTTTCTCGGCCTGCTCGCACTTTCCGTTCTTTCTTCCTGCAGTGAAAACCAGGCTGCTCCCGGTGCTGCAGTTGAAGCGCCTGTACTGCCCCTGCTTGAAGTAACAGCACAGAATACCACCACAATCATAGAATATCCTGCTTCCATTCAAGGCGCGGTGAATGTTGAAATCCGCGCACAGGTAAGTGGCAACCTGGAAAAAGTATTGGTGGACGAAGGTGATTTTGTGAAAGAAGGACAACCACTTTTTAAAGTGAACGACCAACCTTACCGCGAACAACTGAACAGTGCACTGGGAACACTTCACGCCGCGGAAGCCGCAGTTATTAACGCCGCGCTGGAAGTGGATCGCCTGACCCCGCTGGTTGAAAACAAAGTTATCTCCGAATTTCAATTGAAAGCCGCTAAAGCCGCACACAATGTGGCATTGGCAAATGCTGAACAGGCGCGTGCCATGGTGGGCTCCGCTAAAATCAATCTGGGGTACACTACCATAAAAGCGCCCGTGAGTGGTTACATTGGCCGTCTTCCCAAAAAGCAGGGTAGCCTCGTATCGCCTGCAGATACCGAAGCCTTAACGCTACTCTCCGATATCCATAATGTACATGCCTATTTCTCCCTGGGTGAACGTGATTTTATCCGCTTCAAATCGCAATACAAAGGGAACTCCGTGGAGGAAAAACTCAAACAGGTTCCACCTGTGGGATTGCGGCTGGCCGATCAATCCGTTTATACGGAACCCGGTAAGATAGATATGGTGGATGGACAATTTGATAAAACAACCGGGGCCATTACCCTGAGGGCCAGTTTCCCGAATGCGAAAGGCCTGCTGCGTTCCGGCAACACCGGCAAAGTGCAACTGCAACTGGAACACCCCGGCGCCGTATTGGTGCCACAGGCTTCCACGGTGGAAATTCAGGATAAAACCTTCGTGTTCCTGGTAGATAAAGGGAACAAAGTCACCAAACAGCCCATCGTGATCGAAGGAAAAACAGGAACGGATTACCTGGTAAAAGAAGGCCTTAAAGCCGGTGATAAGATCGTGGTGAAAGGATTCGAAAACCTCCAGGAAGGCGTGGTGATTTCGCCTGAAAAAAGTACCGATAAAGTAGCAAAGAACTAA